Proteins from a genomic interval of Providencia stuartii:
- a CDS encoding FAD:protein FMN transferase — MLNRKVITPVLLFAATLLLAACGGPEQANLQGQTMGTYYSIKYVADSSSPSSESIQAEIDKRLEEVNDQMSTYRPDSELSRFNQFKEVNVPFPVSAATAKVVKEAIRINELTNGALDVTVGPLVNLWGFGPEGRVTKAPTDSELEKRRAWVGIEKLSVQGNNLIKTIPELYVDLSSIAKGYGVDVVAEYLESVNINNYMVDIGGEVRTKGKNGKDAPWRIAIEKPTTDGVNQTAQEVIEPGDMSIATSGDYRNYFEQDGVRFSHTIDPKTGMPIKHNLVSITVLAPTCMSADGLSTGLNVLGPVEGFALAEKLDIPVFMIIKTEKGFEERYTKAFEPFLQKKQ; from the coding sequence ATGCTGAACAGAAAAGTGATAACTCCAGTGCTGCTGTTTGCAGCAACACTATTATTGGCGGCTTGCGGCGGACCTGAACAAGCTAACCTTCAGGGGCAGACGATGGGAACTTACTATTCCATCAAATATGTGGCTGATTCTTCCTCTCCAAGTAGTGAATCAATCCAAGCAGAGATAGATAAACGTTTGGAAGAAGTGAATGACCAAATGTCAACTTATCGTCCTGACTCGGAATTAAGCCGTTTCAACCAGTTCAAAGAAGTTAATGTTCCTTTTCCTGTTTCAGCTGCAACAGCAAAAGTGGTGAAAGAAGCCATTCGTATTAATGAGTTAACTAATGGGGCGCTGGATGTCACGGTTGGTCCTTTAGTTAATTTGTGGGGATTTGGTCCTGAGGGGCGAGTCACCAAAGCACCAACAGACAGTGAATTAGAAAAACGTCGTGCATGGGTTGGCATAGAGAAATTATCTGTACAAGGTAATAATCTGATTAAAACGATCCCTGAGCTTTATGTCGATTTATCTTCTATCGCGAAAGGTTATGGTGTCGATGTCGTTGCTGAGTATTTAGAGTCAGTCAATATTAATAACTATATGGTTGATATTGGTGGTGAAGTCCGTACGAAAGGGAAAAATGGTAAAGATGCTCCTTGGCGTATTGCGATTGAAAAGCCGACGACTGATGGGGTGAATCAAACCGCTCAGGAAGTGATCGAACCGGGTGATATGTCTATAGCGACATCGGGCGATTACCGTAACTATTTTGAACAAGATGGTGTCCGTTTTTCCCATACTATCGATCCAAAAACAGGGATGCCAATTAAACATAATTTGGTATCAATAACGGTACTTGCTCCAACTTGCATGAGTGCGGACGGTTTATCGACAGGACTTAATGTGCTCGGACCCGTTGAGGGTTTTGCCTTAGCTGAAAAGCTGGATATTCCTGTGTTTATGATCATCAAGACAGAAAAAGGTTTCGAAGAGCGTTACACTAAGGCATTCGAGCCATTTTTACAGAAAAAGCAGTAA
- the nqrM gene encoding (Na+)-NQR maturation NqrM, with protein MLNVFIAAFVLFLLAFLGMSLGYIIKRKSIQGSCGGLSSIGVEKVCDCPEPCDARKKRMAREEARQKALEKHRII; from the coding sequence ATGCTAAATGTTTTTATTGCAGCTTTCGTCCTGTTCCTACTGGCATTTCTCGGTATGTCACTTGGGTACATTATTAAGCGCAAGAGCATTCAAGGTAGCTGTGGTGGATTAAGCAGCATTGGTGTTGAAAAAGTGTGTGATTGCCCAGAGCCTTGTGATGCACGTAAGAAGCGTATGGCACGGGAAGAGGCTCGCCAAAAGGCACTTGAAAAACACCGTATTATTTAA
- a CDS encoding glycerophosphodiester phosphodiesterase family protein: MIKITTPYIKKGIFAGLLILSSQSCFAHSLQIVAHRAGTADAPENTLYAIELAKQNNADIIWITAQLTKDKHVVLYRPSNLEALTAQKGLISQYTAQQLATFNAAEQFNKKHHRQLPILQTTIPTLESVLKKYPNTQFYVDLKSPDADPTTQADIIYALLEKNNAFKNTRFYSTNDAFIKALTKRSDKINTFEGRDETRTILANSAMNHHCSAPTDRQSKSRWYGFELHRKVEVVEKYTLGEARSPATLSWDKEAIDCFRKNGQAHIVLFGVNSMEDYQLAKDIGADAVMVDSPKSFKDAISK; this comes from the coding sequence ATGATAAAAATAACAACACCATATATTAAAAAAGGGATATTCGCTGGTTTGTTAATTCTTTCCAGCCAAAGTTGTTTCGCCCACTCGCTACAAATTGTTGCTCATCGGGCAGGTACTGCGGATGCGCCTGAGAATACACTTTACGCAATTGAGCTCGCCAAACAAAATAATGCTGACATCATTTGGATAACCGCCCAACTGACCAAAGATAAACACGTTGTTTTATATAGGCCGAGTAACTTAGAAGCCTTAACCGCGCAAAAGGGGCTAATATCTCAGTACACCGCACAACAACTCGCCACATTCAATGCCGCTGAGCAATTTAACAAAAAACATCATCGTCAATTACCCATACTGCAAACAACGATCCCAACACTCGAATCCGTATTAAAAAAATACCCTAACACGCAATTTTATGTTGATTTAAAATCCCCTGATGCAGACCCAACCACGCAAGCCGATATTATTTATGCATTACTTGAAAAAAATAATGCGTTTAAAAATACGCGCTTTTATTCAACTAATGATGCATTCATCAAAGCCTTAACCAAACGCTCCGATAAAATTAATACCTTTGAAGGCCGTGATGAAACACGTACCATCTTAGCTAATAGCGCTATGAATCATCATTGTTCAGCCCCCACCGATAGACAATCTAAATCACGTTGGTATGGCTTTGAATTACACCGTAAAGTCGAGGTCGTGGAGAAATACACATTAGGCGAGGCTCGCTCACCTGCCACATTATCATGGGATAAAGAAGCTATTGATTGTTTTAGAAAAAATGGCCAAGCCCATATTGTTCTATTTGGTGTCAATAGTATGGAAGATTATCAATTAGCCAAAGACATTGGCGCAGATGCGGTGATGGTTGATTCCCCTAAAAGCTTTAAAGACGCAATCAGTAAGTAG
- a CDS encoding RNA polymerase sigma factor, which yields MTTPIFSTNSTSRIEEQRLFQQYAPDLLRYILARTPNDDIASEILQDVFVHTIETNRCQTLHFPKAFMYTLAQRNIANFYRRQHIEAKYLNLLVEPEPEWHLETQLVLEEQLQRMFEQLAKLPTIIEQAYRLAQFEGMTYQQIAAQLKVSPNSIKYYLQEARKVLQKGFAEFNLTY from the coding sequence ATGACTACACCAATTTTCTCTACTAATAGTACCTCACGAATAGAAGAACAGCGTCTCTTTCAGCAATATGCCCCTGATCTCCTTAGGTATATTCTTGCTCGCACCCCTAACGACGATATCGCAAGTGAAATTTTACAAGATGTCTTTGTTCATACGATTGAAACAAATCGCTGCCAAACTCTACACTTTCCAAAAGCATTTATGTACACGCTGGCACAACGCAATATTGCCAATTTTTATCGTCGACAACACATAGAAGCTAAATATCTCAATCTGCTGGTGGAGCCTGAGCCTGAGTGGCACTTGGAAACACAATTGGTACTAGAGGAGCAGTTGCAACGCATGTTTGAACAACTTGCTAAGCTACCGACAATCATTGAGCAAGCCTATCGGCTAGCCCAATTTGAAGGAATGACCTACCAACAGATTGCGGCGCAATTAAAAGTTAGTCCTAATTCAATCAAGTACTACTTACAAGAAGCCAGAAAAGTATTACAAAAAGGGTTCGCTGAATTCAATTTAACTTATTGA
- a CDS encoding TonB-dependent hemoglobin/transferrin/lactoferrin family receptor, with protein MNKNSTQQVKIDKPTRAFLSRLNRLSFASLLIATTAASADGAETVLEASHKQEQDQPIQFPALSVVGHLNSSVGAGSSVLKLKDIERTQANNLAELVDQLPGVSSSGSPRPGGQTLNIWGMGDMEDVKVTLDDAPKGFEKYRQGSVFIEPELIKRIDVDKGPHNIMDGNGGFGGTVKITTKDPEDLLRTGQHFGAMFKYSYHTNDRQNIYSSALYGKTLNGIADGLLYVSKRKGDDLRRPDGSRFGFSQSDQLSYLIKSNIYLNDQHTLSLSAMRSESDNLVPWAAKRDELSTPTQREIDQYGFDGAIKRKLVQRDQQDQNYSVKWNFIPENSDLINLTATYAWSKTKQHDTRPENASKFLTSSLGNKSWVNYTDQLFDIHNESVFDTGRLEHQVTIGARWHKNDRGILMFDAGKANKPEYNYGYFQPQFMPAGVQETTSAYIQDAITWNRLTITPGVRYDYVTNKGKGNLAATYMEQDPLIGHDYRSVTYSGISPHLGLLWKTTPNLTLFGDISRTWRAPVIDEQYEVQFANSSLTGSSRNLGKERMHGIRLGAIVDFDQVIQADDQLQIRTTLFRNRGKDEIFRRRGEYCEAKKYGIGDCERPLSNYRNLPGYTIEGLEIELFYDSPNLFGKMAYSTIKGERDASPRDPWFGQKTWIGEIPPDTLHVMLGYKLPQWHTHFGVTGDFVGHQVRSPADRDPKADSWGYPKSKGYALYGAFAQWNPEFISDTEIRVTATNLFDQDYYPYLGESVSGVGRDVRLSITKYF; from the coding sequence ATGAATAAAAATTCCACTCAGCAAGTAAAAATAGATAAACCAACACGTGCCTTTTTGTCTAGGCTCAATCGTCTCTCCTTTGCGAGTTTACTGATCGCTACCACAGCAGCCTCTGCGGACGGAGCAGAAACCGTTCTTGAGGCATCGCACAAACAAGAACAAGATCAACCCATTCAATTTCCAGCCCTATCTGTTGTTGGTCATTTAAATTCAAGTGTTGGCGCAGGCAGCTCAGTGCTTAAATTAAAAGATATCGAACGTACCCAAGCCAATAATCTGGCCGAGCTAGTCGATCAGTTACCGGGAGTCTCATCATCCGGTTCCCCTCGCCCTGGAGGGCAAACACTCAATATTTGGGGGATGGGAGATATGGAAGACGTTAAAGTCACTCTTGATGATGCGCCCAAGGGCTTTGAAAAATACCGCCAAGGTTCAGTGTTTATCGAACCTGAACTCATCAAACGTATCGATGTTGATAAAGGTCCACATAACATTATGGACGGCAATGGCGGCTTTGGTGGAACCGTCAAAATCACCACCAAAGATCCTGAAGACCTGTTACGGACAGGACAGCATTTCGGAGCGATGTTTAAATACAGCTATCACACCAACGACCGTCAAAATATTTATAGTTCAGCCTTATATGGCAAAACGCTTAATGGGATTGCCGATGGCTTATTGTATGTCAGCAAAAGAAAAGGGGATGATTTACGTCGTCCTGATGGGAGCCGATTCGGTTTTTCTCAATCAGATCAATTATCTTATTTAATTAAAAGCAATATTTACCTCAATGACCAGCACACTCTCAGTTTATCTGCAATGCGCTCAGAATCGGATAACTTAGTGCCTTGGGCTGCAAAACGAGATGAACTGAGCACACCAACACAAAGAGAGATCGACCAATATGGCTTTGATGGTGCGATCAAACGTAAATTGGTACAGCGAGATCAGCAAGATCAAAACTACAGCGTGAAGTGGAATTTTATCCCTGAAAATAGTGATTTGATCAATCTAACAGCCACATACGCATGGTCAAAAACCAAGCAGCATGACACTAGACCAGAAAATGCGTCTAAATTCTTAACGTCCAGCCTAGGTAATAAAAGCTGGGTTAACTATACAGATCAACTCTTTGATATTCATAATGAAAGTGTCTTCGATACGGGGAGGTTAGAACACCAAGTTACCATTGGTGCAAGATGGCATAAGAATGATCGTGGCATTTTGATGTTCGATGCAGGAAAAGCCAATAAGCCTGAATATAATTATGGTTATTTTCAACCGCAATTTATGCCTGCTGGAGTCCAAGAAACCACCAGCGCATATATCCAAGATGCAATAACTTGGAATAGGCTAACAATCACTCCGGGCGTACGCTACGATTATGTTACCAACAAGGGTAAAGGTAATTTAGCTGCAACCTATATGGAGCAAGACCCTCTCATCGGCCATGATTATCGTTCCGTCACTTATAGTGGTATCTCGCCTCATTTGGGGCTCCTTTGGAAAACAACACCTAACCTCACGCTTTTTGGTGATATTAGCCGTACATGGCGTGCACCTGTTATTGATGAACAGTATGAAGTGCAATTCGCTAATAGCAGTTTAACCGGCAGCAGCCGCAATCTAGGTAAAGAACGTATGCATGGAATTCGTTTGGGTGCAATCGTCGACTTCGACCAAGTCATACAAGCGGATGACCAGTTACAAATACGTACCACGCTATTTCGTAATAGAGGAAAAGATGAGATATTTCGTCGCCGTGGTGAATATTGTGAGGCAAAAAAATACGGTATAGGCGATTGCGAGAGACCCCTTTCGAACTATCGTAATTTACCCGGCTACACCATTGAAGGCTTAGAGATTGAGCTATTTTATGATAGTCCTAATCTTTTCGGTAAAATGGCCTATTCCACAATCAAAGGTGAACGTGATGCCTCTCCTCGTGACCCCTGGTTTGGACAAAAAACATGGATAGGTGAAATTCCACCCGATACCTTACATGTCATGTTAGGTTACAAATTACCGCAATGGCATACTCATTTTGGTGTAACAGGTGACTTTGTCGGACATCAAGTCCGTTCACCCGCAGATAGAGACCCTAAAGCCGACTCATGGGGATACCCAAAATCCAAAGGCTATGCGCTGTATGGCGCATTTGCGCAGTGGAATCCTGAATTTATTTCTGATACAGAGATCAGAGTTACTGCAACTAACCTTTTCGATCAAGATTATTATCCATATCTTGGCGAATCCGTATCCGGTGTGGGTCGAGATGTACGTTTAAGTATCACCAAATATTTTTAA
- the dinB gene encoding DNA polymerase IV — translation MRKIIHIDMDCFYAAIEMRDDPSLRNVPIAVGGSAERRGVISTANYEARRYGVHSAMSTAVALRLCPHLKVLPGRMALYKETSLHIHKIFSRYTDLIEPLSWDEAYLDVTDSQYCHGSATLIAEAIRQQIFDELQLTASAGIAPIKFLAKIASDLNKPNGQFVITPQRLPEFVLSLPLKKIPGVGKVTAQKLSDMGLETCADVQHYDAVTLIKAMGKFGQVLWERCHGIDERPVNPDRLRKSVGVERTLVKDIYHWEECLPLLDKLYEELEIRLTKVKPDRRIARQGVKIKFNDFQQTTQEHIYPILDKQDLVLLAKQVWENRRENRGVRLVGLHVTLQSPQLERQLLLEL, via the coding sequence ATGCGTAAAATAATTCATATTGATATGGACTGCTTTTATGCCGCAATAGAAATGCGTGACGACCCTAGTCTACGTAATGTTCCTATTGCCGTGGGGGGGAGTGCTGAGCGTCGTGGTGTAATTAGTACAGCCAACTATGAGGCAAGGCGCTACGGTGTACATAGTGCCATGTCAACAGCGGTTGCATTAAGGTTATGTCCCCATCTAAAAGTTCTACCGGGTAGGATGGCTCTCTATAAAGAAACGTCTTTGCATATCCATAAAATTTTTTCTCGTTATACCGATTTAATTGAGCCCCTGTCATGGGATGAAGCCTATTTAGATGTGACAGATAGCCAATACTGTCATGGCTCAGCAACACTGATTGCTGAGGCTATTCGTCAGCAAATTTTTGATGAGCTACAGCTGACTGCTTCAGCAGGGATCGCACCAATAAAATTTTTAGCCAAAATTGCTTCGGATTTAAATAAACCCAATGGGCAGTTTGTCATCACACCTCAACGTTTACCGGAGTTTGTGTTGTCATTACCGTTGAAAAAAATTCCGGGGGTTGGCAAAGTCACGGCGCAAAAGTTATCAGATATGGGATTGGAAACGTGTGCGGATGTGCAACATTATGATGCTGTCACTTTAATTAAAGCAATGGGGAAGTTTGGGCAGGTCTTATGGGAACGCTGCCATGGTATTGATGAACGGCCCGTTAATCCTGATAGATTGCGTAAATCTGTGGGGGTTGAACGGACTCTGGTGAAGGATATTTATCACTGGGAGGAGTGTTTGCCATTATTGGATAAGTTATATGAAGAGTTGGAAATCAGGCTGACAAAAGTAAAACCTGACCGGCGTATTGCACGCCAAGGCGTAAAAATAAAATTTAATGATTTCCAGCAAACAACTCAGGAACATATTTATCCAATACTCGATAAGCAAGACCTTGTACTTTTGGCTAAACAGGTTTGGGAAAATCGTCGCGAAAATCGAGGGGTTAGGCTGGTTGGTTTGCATGTGACTTTGCAAAGCCCACAATTAGAAAGGCAATTATTGTTAGAACTTTAA